A region of the Aethina tumida isolate Nest 87 chromosome 3, icAetTumi1.1, whole genome shotgun sequence genome:
AACCTGTTTCCAATTTTGTCCGGAAACACTTGGTACTTGCTCTACCTGTAGTTGTtttgaaacttatttttattatttatattgtgcacaTTGAATGTAAGaactttgtaaattttttaataatctaagaTTATCTACCATTTTTagtgtgaaataaatataaaaaattgcacaactcaccataatttaatttatttgaatcacTGACAAATCtagattcatttttattgtcattatcCACCGAAAGTCTTTTATTTCCTTGTCTGGAACAGCCAGCATCAGACATTCTCTTACCACTTTTTCCAACATCTAAACTTTTAGAAGTTAATGAATCATCTAAATATGAGGTAGCTTCCTTATGACTGCAACCAAAGTAACTTTTATCTTCATCTCTGTAAGTTTCATAGTTTGCACTAGTATTGTTATGTTCATTCGGAGTTTTCCTTAAAATCCACCACTCTGTATTATTTCCTTCTACCAAAGATACCCgttccaatttatttaataaaagatcaGACTGTTCATTTCCTATTCTCTTGGCATCTGGCTGAGGATGCTTGAATGCTTGCTGCCGTCCACTTGGAACGAACtcctacaaaatatttgttaaaaatattttgataaacattatttattaaaaactaacctGTGGATCTGACGCAGCAAtcattatttcagttttatcatCCAGATTTGCTAAATTACAATAtccaaatagaaaattttattcagtctTAAGCATATCTTTTTTGTAtctcaacattttttgtagttcAAACAAGATCGGTTTTTCAAAACCGAATGTCATTTCCATTGGATCGAAAATTTAAACCGTTTGTGTTGGTTCAAAAAATTGGCAATGTCGATtttggttattaatttaaatattgtctttACCATTATCTTGTGTCATAAATTCATtgaagcttttaaaattatgtactgtttttgatatattttaaatatatattaaaaattataagataattCAATTTGGGGGAAAtggtaatatttaatgaattataagataaataaaatttggtaatatattgatataaataaatgtctgaTAATATTAACGCTCAAAAAGTTCAAAATAGTTAACACCTTcgttgattaattataattaagaactTGTACGTAGatttaaacaagaaaaaataaaaaagcggcaatatttaaatttgtttgtgaGTGGTGGGAGATCAGGACGTGCAACCTAATGTCACTAGAATCCAGGGAGTTTTGTCGCACCTCGTGGTCGGTTCTTTTCTCTCGTAGACTCCATTGAAAATGGCCACCATCTCGAAGAAACGTAAGTTCGTTGGAGACGGCGTCTTCAAAGCCGAATTGAACGAGTTTTTGACTCGCGAACTGTCCGAGGATGGATATTCCGGTGTGGAAGTGCGTGTTACCCCAACACGTaccgaaattattattatggccACGCGTACCGATCGTGTTTTGGGCGAGAAGAACAGACGTATCCGTGAATTGACTTCCGTGGTACAGAAGAGATTCAACTTCCCCGAGAATTCCGTAGTTTTGTACGGAGAGAAGGTCGCCAACAGGGGTTTGTGCGCCATCGCTCAGGCCGAGTCTCTCAGGTTCAAGCTGATCGGAGGTTTGGCTGTGCGTCGTGCCTGCTATGGTGTATTGAGATACATCATGGAATGCGGAGCTAAAGGTATGTAAAATGtgctattttaaagtttaacccGTCCAAAAATCGCCCCGAAAATCCACCCACATGTTAGTAAACAAACCCCTGAAGCATGCCTAGTTCAGTAGTTCACAACGTGTGTTTGTTACAGGTTGCGAGGTCGTAGTGTCTGGCAAACTCCGTGGCCAGAGAGCCAAATCCATGAAGTTTGTGGATGGTTTGATGATCCATTCTGGAGATCCATGCAATGACTATGTTGACACTGCAACTCGTCATGTATTGCTCAGACAGGGAGTATTGGGTATTAAAGTCAAAATCATGTTGCCATGGGACCCCAGCGGCAAACTTGGACCCAAGAAGCCACTTCCAGACAATGTTTCTGTGGTTGAACCTAAAGAAGAGACCCTGCCACAATTCCCAAGCAGTGAGATCAAAGCTGTCAAAGCTGATGCTCCATTAGCCATCCCTGTTGTAGgctaaattttaagatgtaacatgtttataataaaaaaaaaggtataaaatcttaattgtCGTTTTATTTCACTCAATTACTCATTTTACATTGTATCATTTGtagtaaaatgtaatttttgttataaaatttatcaaatcattaaatttattttgtaaacttACAATTTTGCTGCATCACTgctattttctaaattattcttaatttaattttaacgagTTAcagattttctttaataattgtacTATTAAggtctttttaaattattaagaaatcatTCTTTTCTAAAAGTTTTGTCAGATTGATTGTCTTGACTAAATTTACTGTTAAGCcatcaattttattgatgGAAAGTTCATTTTCGGCTTTCACGTTAACCAAAGACCATCGTTTAAGCAGTCACCATTAATACTTCTAAATGTTATACAGGGTATTCGTTATTTACGTTAAATTTTGTACGTCTTAAAACATTGAtaactattattttcaatggaatgtTGAATTAcgttttagaataattaaattgaatattaaaaaatctttctaAAAATGAGagattttaccaaaaatttatgttgtaaaatctcttaatatccaattaaattatgataaatttatatttgatattctattgaaaatattattgatgttttaaaatgcccaaagttaaaaaacaaacactctgtacaaaatttgggagtactaATAATCTCTCACAAGGATGGTCCTTGATAACTTATAAATTGggatttttatatgtaataaatggaGGCTGTTAAGAAGTAAAATACGCATCtacaatgttaaaaatgatCATTTAATAGAACATGATTAAATAGTATGTACGACaataagtctaaaaatataagtaaaacaagctcatgaaacttttgttttaaaagtacAGGTATAACTGAACAACAACAGACCaatataaaagtacaaaaacattaaaaattatcaccgATATCTAATCGTTTAGTTATATTTTGGAATGAAGAGATCACAATACatacatttgatattttaaaaatggattaaaaaaatctttagccaatcacataaaaatataagtgtataatgttaacaaataaaatacaaaatactgGGACTTTTAACTAGATTCGGCTAAAATTCACTAGAATCCTTGGACAAAAATTTTACtggaataacaaaaatatcgtTCTAGAAGGAAAATCCACCGTTAGGCACTTGTGATGGAGCTCCAAAGGCGATCTGACCATCCTCTGTTGTTGGACCACCCAATTCTTCAACGCAATTCTGAAACAggcatatttaattgattattaataacgATAATGCAATAACTTACGTCTGAAAAGTAATTCTCAATAATGCTAAGAGCTTTTTCATAAATCTTCTCGTTGTCGTGCGTTTGTAGTGCTTCGATTCCATCAAGCCCACCACATTCCTCAATAAGGATGGCTACTTTTTCAACTTCACCCATTTTGTTGGCAGCCtgcaatataaaacaaattaaacaagttcactcatggaaaatattttttccttacgtttagaatattgttaattcCGTCAAGAACCACAGTGACCGTTTTGTAATCTTTCGAATTAAGCAAATTGCACATGGGTTTAAGCGCACCCATTTCGACCAGTTTGGCAAGTTGGGCAATGGTACCGCCGCTGGTGTAGTTAGTAACCGCCCAGGCTGCCTCTTTCTGCGATTTGAAGTCTCCAGTTTGAAGGACGTGTAGAAGTGGGGGAAGAATTCCAGCATCAATGACCTTCTGGATTTGTTCACTGTTGCCAGCAGTTATGTTAGATATGGTCCAGGCAGCTTCTTTCACGATGTTGAGGCGAGAGTGTTGCAGCAGCTTTCCCATAACATTCAAGGCTCCAGCGTTAATAACAACGTCAgtctgaaatttaataaattagcaaattCCAATGGTGTGGCTTCATTGCACGTTTTTACCTGATGATCATTTCCTGTCACTATATTTCCCACCGCTCTCAAAGCTGGCGTGAGCACAGTGTTAACGTCGCTGGAAAGTAATTGCACCAATCTATCAATCAACCCAGTATCCAGCACAGCTTGAATCTTCTCATTGGTTCCATCAGTAAGATAGCTCAGAGCCCAGCACGTGTCTGCCAAAACATCCTTATCTCCATAGGTCAACAGCTTCGCCAATGTGGGGAGGGCTGCTTTAACCATGTTAAAGTCTGGGCTAGGATTTTTGTTCCTGCAGAGATTTGAAATAGCCCAAACTGTGTTCCTTAACAGAGACAGTGTAGTATCTGGCTTAATGAGATTCAATAAATCGGGCAAGACGTTGCAATTCAAGCACATGTCGCGGGTGACTGGACCGTCTCCCGCAATGTTACCCAAAGCCCAGACTGCCTGTTCGGCGACATCAGCACGTTGCGATGAAAGCAACAGTTGCAACTTCGGAATGGCCCCCTCGTGAACGACGGCCAGCGTTTGTTCCGACGTACCGGACGCAATGTTGGTGAGCGCCCAGCAAGCTTCAAACTGCAAAGCGgggctgaaataaaaaaaataattacgtcGTTTCATTCCTACAATTAGTGTAACCTACGTACTTATGACTTTTGCCGAGGAATTCGACGCATTTTGGTACGACGCCCAGTCTGATCATGTGGTCGATGGGAGGGCTTCTTTCCCGACTCAGGGTCTTTCTGCAGGCCATGGTGGCTCTTAATTGGATGTTCTCGTCGGGGCTCATCATGCCATAGAGGATTTCTTCGGCAGTCATGGTTACAGGGGAAGTTTGATTGTTCTCTTGAAGTGGTGAGGTAGGTTCCTCAACGGCTGATATGTTTCTACGTTTGAGTAACTGGTCATCCTTTCTGGCCTTTCTTAATTCTACGGTTTGGCCAATCCTTCTTCTTCTcatttcctaattaaaaaataattcattataacTCACTGTGctatgaaattaaaactagTAATTTAAGGCAGCAGCCTTGGAAAGGAAAGTACTGCActtcaaaattgtaatataatattgataatataagtttgtttttattactgGTAATTTTATGACTGAATTGATATAGACAATGACaagaatttgaagttttatgaATCATAGATGGAAAGtcaatatttgtttagatATAATGACATAATgtgcatatttttttgataatatcctacacaatattttcatattagtcATTATAAAGTGGTATGAGATAAATAATGTATCAACAAGCAGCATTTAGTAGTATCTTATTTATCTACCTTTTGcaagtgtaattaaaattaataattaattataaatcagtTTGAGACTGTTCTAACGTTTAAATTTCGTAAAACACATCAAATTAACGTGCCGATTTTATCACCAATGCGTTTTAGAGGTCACAAGCAAACAAGTggttcttaaattaaaaacttgcaTGCATTTTTTTATGACAAAAGTAACCCACTACTACAAAATTGATGTGATAAAATTGCTTACCTCTGAGTCCTTGCCTTTGTTTTTGAACGAACGAATTCTGTTTTCATCAGCCATGGTGCTGTAAAATACGTTAATACAATCAGAAAACGTGCCTTAAAATCAACGCgaaaaaaaaacgatttaaTGGCTCGTCATGTGGTTAGTCCTTCAATTTACCGAAACAATAACTAATCAACGACTTACTGTTGTGACTACGCAGTAGTCTTGCAGGTACTCACCGTTTATTCTTGTTTCCGtattctaattatataaaattaataaattgtcgaAAGGCTAACTGGAATAATGGTCTTGACGTTCTGGCGGATATGCGATTTCGGTTAGGGTTTTGGATACAGATTCTTTGAGCTTCGAAACACACCAATCACATAATCGAGATTTTTGTCCTTGACAACTATTGGTCCGATTTGAAACTCTTTGTGATTGCAAAATATGATTTGTTGCGtcaaacttataaatatttaattatcgcGATTATGTGTGTGCCGggattcaaaaataaaatatacatttgtattaGAAAAgctaattcttaattttattgacagtAACCGTGGTTGCCTAACCTAAAATCGCAAAACTATTATGTTAAAACTAGGGAATTCAAAATGCacagcatttaatttaaaacaaccgCCCgataattacagaaaataatgaattacatttaaatttaatgcataAAATTTGGAGATGCATTGGGAAGATGCGCGTGAAACCTATATATCTCTGGAAGCAAATCGATTTTTATTCCTAGTCATAGACTTTGATGAAATGTAGACCACCCCTACAGGACAACGGGTCCTGGAAATATCTAGGATCTTGTAAGGCAGTTGATCTCCCACATTTTGGTACATGGAGACTGTCTGACTGATTCTCTGGATTATTTGTTGTTCCTGTTTGGatgttatatgttatttattgattgaattttataaatgtaagtttaaaatttaatttattatagtgcTTAATGTTGCGCTATTTCtcttatattctattttaaagcttaatttaaaacttgaaaattttgttgtttattatatttatagataaacatatttaaaatcttttaccaagggaaatatagatattttgtaaatcattaacaaaataatatgattgacactgatttaatcttttaaatataataatattattattgacctatttttagtttagttttattttcttatatatacaaaacaattttattatctcttTAACGAaggaaattttcataattaatttaatttagtatttaagggTCAATTTTGTTgcttgttttgtttaaattatgtatataatctaaaaatcaGGAAATTATTGCCAATTTATTGGtgtgttttaaaatgatataagaatgttttgtgaaatatatttcaatcatTCCcttcaatttgaaaaaattaaaatttaaataatgtcttGTTCTTTTTAgtatatcatattaaaatgcCGGACTCAGATAGAAGATATTCTGAAGACGATTTGTCAGAAAATTCCGTGCCTATTCCTATTCAAACATTTCTATGGAAACAAGTCAGGTAATATATCCCAGTACacaatatatgtattattaaggTAACTctttcaaatttctttttagCCCTTTTATCAGACCAAAACTTGGGAAGCTCCATGAAACTTCCTGCATGTTTTGTCCTCATCCAACTGGTCATTATGTAAGTAGATGCTTATAAGTCttggtatattaaaaaaaaaaataaatttcaggaACTGAAAGAAGCTTGTAACACTTTCGAAAAGGTTTTGGTCCAAAATTTACAGTCAGACCTGAAGCCAGACTTAGCCGAATCAGTCAGATCAATTCCTAGATGGCGATTAATTCAGGCGTCTTTGCCTCATGTCATGCATGCCGTGGAAGCAATGCTTTTCAACAGGTACTTTGGAaagttgatttaaatatttctctgttatattatttattttagaattaaagaTGGGAATATTACGAGTTTGGGCCACGTTGAAACGAAACTGATGTACACTTTGCACTGGTTAATTTTGGATGCTGCAGAAGAATGTGCCGATGCAGACTATGAAAAAGGAATATTTCACTCATCACCATTTTATTATCTGTTTCcaatttcaacaataacggTACATATATAAATCATGTTTagcacatttaaattaaaaatatttttacagttgtTTATCTACTTATTTGCGCCGATATGCCACAGTTTGAAAGAGTCCGACTTCAGTTCAAATTTTCGATTGGAAAATGGCCTAAAAATTTGGCAAGCCATGTGGGAGTTCCGGCATCCAGATTCTCCATGTTTCACCAATCATTGCAAACCTAAACCGAAGTACATGTctggaaaaaacaataaattcaaacaaCAATTTGGAGACGTCTTTCTTGGACGTGAGtactactttttattaataaattatcgtcttatcacattttcaaattacttattaatgtgtcacttatttttagttatttcaatatcaataaattgtttcattgtGTAAGTAATCCAGTATAATttgttagtaaaatatttacttccattatttagtaaataccTACCTGTATGTTTTAATGAGCAATATCCCATTTCCTTTATGACATAATGTATATTGTGTCATAGACTGTAAACAAatcttaagtaatttatttatctaattaaggacaataattaattttaaatgagatttctaatacaaacaattaatatcCAAGTTtggccattttttattttaagtattgatTACCACTTATGTAAATGGATCCAAACCTCAATTGCAAAACTTAAAGTACCTAAACAAAAACCAAAAGTAAGCATATAAAATGCACCATGCAATTTgctgaaatcaatttttacgtGTTCATTTTCATTCACATACGAGGTGACGAAACTGTTTTGTCGTTTCTCTCTGTAACCTGTGATGTTTGAgtaccaaaaatttattaacccaTGTTCATAATATCTTTGTGTGTATATGTCAAATATCTGAGTAAATGGTgaattcttttataataaaaacgaaGCATAGTCATAAGTGACGCATTCCTTTAGcaccttaaaatatttcttagtttCGTCATCAATGTCATCGGTATCACATATGTAATTTGAGGATGTCATTTTGACAATAATCGCATAATTTGTTCGGTAATTTTGAATTCTTGGACCaagtagaaataaattaagaagtttCCTGTAAACAGATGTATCGTGTTTGGTGTGCGAAAAGTTGGAGAAAGAACGAGTTACGTCTTCTCTGCAGTACCAGTTGAGTTTTGCATCCACCATATCCGTCAACATGTCTATTGACTTGCTAAATCTGGGCTTTGTTAGAACCACTATAGTTCCTGCAGCATAATACGCGGCGATAATTAAGGAGACGATACTGATGTATGTTACTAGAATTTTACTTTTCCACACTTTGGGCACCTTATAAATTGATCCAACGGTTAATAAGCGtagaaaatcaaacaaaactgACATTTGGTCCGTtgtctgtttaaaatatttgtaattatacataacgactaaaattaacaaaagcaaACTTCCCAACAACTCCAGCCATGCGTCCATACTAAAAGTTTGTACCAAAAAGCTGCTTGTTAAAATAGTTGGCTTAGGAactaaataagtaaaacaaaatgtcTGCATGGGATACACAAAGTCCAAATTATGCTGgattatttttccaataaaaggAGAACACACACACATATCGACTTTGTTGGTTTCCACCATGTTAAAATTGGCATCCCATGAAAAAGatttcaaaacaattaattttatctgtcATTGTTTGGCAACTTCCATAAAAATCTTGTATTCAACTTCATCAACCACTGTGTCGTTTTCTGTGTACACAAAAGGTGGACAATTAAACATTGATACCTTAAGAGGAGTCTTCGGAATCCACTTGTTGGGATTGTAGGAGATGGAACATTTGTCGATTATCAGGCTACAGTTTACAACAGTTGAGTTTTCATACGAAGAATACACTAGTAGTTCACCAGAATGTTCAATAATGTTCGGTGTGTAGTAAGTTTGAACCCCcagttgtttaattatatctaGTCCATCTGTTGAAAGATATTGTTGGTCCAGTATCAACAGGCTTAATCTGTGGGGTGTgaaagtgttttaaaatattttaataaagctgTATCGTCtaaaaatactatataatttgaacaatGTATGTCACTACTATTGTCCACTCTTCCCAAGTCATAtctgaagaaactaaaatcCATAGTGTTAAGAGTATCAAAAGGCAAATTATAAGTACAGGCATATCACATATATGGAACATACGTAAACCCTTATGTTGACTTAATTATATCAGGAACATAAttctaatattcataaatattcatttatattttatatttataaatattcataatattcataaattaacacTCAAGACCATGATACACTGACTCAAGACTATTAGtatgttcatttttataacattttttataagttcACTTATTTTTAGTAAGGACCTTCGacgtaaattttatacttaatgttaattaattaatcaatattaagtagtaatctttattttataactttagttATATGTGGgcgttaaattatattttagattcaatttatctttttaaaacttttttgagaagttacacaaaaaataactcGAATAaacttattgatttaaaaacaatagcatctagtatttttatttcgtcttcaattaaaaatttattataaatcataatatgTATCGAAATGAGTAACATTAATaggtttaaaagaaaaataatattaatttgctggaacattatttatattttttcataaactcTGATGAGAGTATGTAGAGGTAAAACTTAACACATCGATCAATAAGTCCCGAGACTAACAacgaaaacaacattttttttttcaaaaatcatttttattcatcaatataaTCTCCTTTTAGAGTGATACAATCGTTCCAACGTTTTTAtaccatgtttataaaaggatttatccTATGCTTCAAAATAGGATTCAGTTTCGGCAATGACCTCCTCATTCGAGCCAAATTTTTTTCCCTGGAGAATTTTTTTGAGATCAGCAAGTAGCCAGTAGTCGCTGGGGGCTAAATCTGGCCAATACGGGGGGTGGGGATGCAAATCAAAGCCCAACTCGTTCAATTTTGCCTTAGTTTTCATGGACTTGTGGCTTGCTGTTTTGTTTCACTGAAAGCAGTCGCGGCACCCACTTGgaaaaaacctttttcatgctcaatttttcatgaaggATTGTAAATACGCTTCTAGATAATATCTGTGTCATTTCTGCAATCTCACGGACCTTCACTTTGCGATTTttcattaagatttttaacatttcactCACATTTTCCGTTGTAACAGCTTCCAATGGCCTACCCGAACGTTCCGCATTGTTTGTGTCCGTACGACCACGTTTAAACTCAGCATACCACCGACAAATCGTTGGTTTGGATGGAGAGTAGTCTGGGTA
Encoded here:
- the LOC109602711 gene encoding 40S ribosomal protein S3-A, with protein sequence MATISKKRKFVGDGVFKAELNEFLTRELSEDGYSGVEVRVTPTRTEIIIMATRTDRVLGEKNRRIRELTSVVQKRFNFPENSVVLYGEKVANRGLCAIAQAESLRFKLIGGLAVRRACYGVLRYIMECGAKGCEVVVSGKLRGQRAKSMKFVDGLMIHSGDPCNDYVDTATRHVLLRQGVLGIKVKIMLPWDPSGKLGPKKPLPDNVSVVEPKEETLPQFPSSEIKAVKADAPLAIPVVG
- the LOC109602712 gene encoding importin subunit alpha-1, which codes for MADENRIRSFKNKGKDSEEMRRRRIGQTVELRKARKDDQLLKRRNISAVEEPTSPLQENNQTSPVTMTAEEILYGMMSPDENIQLRATMACRKTLSRERSPPIDHMIRLGVVPKCVEFLGKSHNPALQFEACWALTNIASGTSEQTLAVVHEGAIPKLQLLLSSQRADVAEQAVWALGNIAGDGPVTRDMCLNCNVLPDLLNLIKPDTTLSLLRNTVWAISNLCRNKNPSPDFNMVKAALPTLAKLLTYGDKDVLADTCWALSYLTDGTNEKIQAVLDTGLIDRLVQLLSSDVNTVLTPALRAVGNIVTGNDHQTDVVINAGALNVMGKLLQHSRLNIVKEAAWTISNITAGNSEQIQKVIDAGILPPLLHVLQTGDFKSQKEAAWAVTNYTSGGTIAQLAKLVEMGALKPMCNLLNSKDYKTVTVVLDGINNILNAANKMGEVEKVAILIEECGGLDGIEALQTHDNEKIYEKALSIIENYFSDNCVEELGGPTTEDGQIAFGAPSQVPNGGFSF
- the LOC126264782 gene encoding protein unc-80 homolog; the encoded protein is MHAVEAMLFNRIKDGNITSLGHVETKLMYTLHWLILDAAEECADADYEKGIFHSSPFYYLFPISTITLFIYLFAPICHSLKESDFSSNFRLENGLKIWQAMWEFRHPDSPCFTNHCKPKPKYMSGKNNKFKQQFGDVFLGLLITTYVNGSKPQLQNLKYLNKNQK